From a single Candidatus Neomarinimicrobiota bacterium genomic region:
- a CDS encoding T9SS type A sorting domain-containing protein, which yields MMLSQNYPNPFNASTTITFSLRQRLQVALIVYDLLVREVMQLKKGLLDPSMHHVIWDGNTSDGREAPTGMYIVRLVTPGYTQSIKMLLPR from the coding sequence ATGATGCTATCTCAGAATTATCCGAACCCATTCAACGCCTCCACCACCATCACATTTTCCCTAAGGCAGAGGTTGCAGGTAGCTCTAATTGTTTATGATCTACTAGTTCGAGAAGTGATGCAGCTGAAAAAAGGACTTCTAGATCCAAGTATGCACCATGTCATTTGGGATGGAAACACTTCGGATGGAAGGGAAGCACCCACCGGCATGTATATCGTCCGACTTGTGACGCCCGGATATACTCAAAGCATAAAAATGCTACTTCCCAGGTGA
- a CDS encoding glycoside hydrolase family 97 protein — protein MLYPQQNRCRSAQDLSGFWKVRMDNCWGWSRSQSRSEYTWRKLRMRLAKVIILMLLGSLMFGSCESQSVPLKLLSPDGKIEFVFDRDEDNSPLYSIGYNQRQILSPSHLSLELQEGEISRGMKIVGTSRRKHDETYELVVGKSKYARNQYNELQVELQEIRPPRRSLHLLFRVFNDGVAFRYLLPKQDGMDYFEIMAEFSEFNFPKDHTCWVLYLENFTTNYESPFLRGTLSEINPQSLVGLPLTIEIDDGPYIALTEASLTDYAAMYLTGVEGSPTTLTSKLSPWPSDPGVCVKGTVPHQSPWRVIMIGDEPGDLVESNIILNLNEPSVISDPSWIKPGKAAWPWWSGRTVEGVDFEGGVNTATYKHYIDFAAEFELEYLLIDAKWYGPHKDPSQDITTTIPEVDLPLIIAYARERNVDILLWLNWENTRDQMDVAFPLYKSWGVKGVKVDYMNRDDQEMVRFYHDVVKKAAEHHLIVDFHGSYKPTGIRRTYPNLLTREGVLGLEHTKWSDRITPEHNVTIPFTRMLAGPMDYTPGAFQHVTREEFEPRYDAPTAMGTRCHHLAMFVVYESPLQMVCDYPGTYRGEPGADFLTKVAASWDETRVLSGVIGDYVAIARRSSYDWFIGALTDWEPRSINLNLDFLDQGQYHARVYSDGPLTDMNPASISIRDITVSATDTITAKMASGGGYVVHITPVSKTP, from the coding sequence ATGCTTTATCCACAACAGAATCGATGTCGATCAGCTCAGGATCTCTCCGGTTTCTGGAAGGTTAGGATGGACAATTGCTGGGGCTGGAGCAGGAGTCAATCGAGGAGTGAATACACTTGGAGGAAACTACGCATGCGACTAGCTAAAGTCATTATACTAATGCTTCTAGGCTCACTGATGTTCGGATCGTGTGAATCGCAATCAGTGCCACTCAAACTACTTTCTCCCGACGGTAAAATTGAGTTTGTATTCGACCGGGATGAGGACAATTCGCCGCTGTATTCAATTGGGTACAATCAACGACAGATCCTCTCTCCATCACACCTCTCCCTCGAGTTGCAGGAAGGAGAAATTTCCAGAGGAATGAAGATTGTCGGAACCTCGCGGCGGAAGCACGATGAGACCTATGAGTTAGTGGTGGGCAAGTCGAAATACGCACGCAATCAGTACAATGAGCTGCAGGTCGAATTACAGGAAATCAGGCCTCCGAGACGGAGTCTTCATCTGTTATTCCGAGTATTTAACGATGGAGTGGCGTTCCGCTACCTGTTACCAAAGCAAGATGGCATGGACTATTTTGAGATTATGGCTGAATTCAGTGAATTCAACTTTCCTAAAGACCATACCTGTTGGGTGTTATACCTGGAGAATTTCACTACGAACTACGAAAGTCCGTTTCTTCGGGGAACACTGAGCGAAATCAATCCGCAATCTCTCGTCGGTCTCCCACTGACAATTGAGATCGACGACGGCCCATATATCGCCTTAACAGAAGCCAGCCTTACTGACTACGCGGCCATGTATCTCACCGGAGTAGAGGGAAGTCCCACTACCTTGACCTCAAAATTATCCCCATGGCCGAGTGATCCCGGCGTCTGTGTCAAAGGAACTGTCCCTCATCAATCACCATGGCGGGTTATCATGATCGGTGATGAGCCTGGTGATCTGGTAGAATCGAACATCATCCTGAACTTGAATGAACCTAGCGTGATATCCGATCCTTCCTGGATTAAACCGGGGAAAGCCGCCTGGCCCTGGTGGTCGGGAAGAACAGTTGAAGGTGTTGACTTTGAGGGAGGTGTGAATACAGCCACCTATAAGCACTATATCGACTTTGCCGCAGAATTCGAGCTGGAATATTTGCTGATTGATGCAAAGTGGTACGGTCCCCATAAGGATCCGTCGCAAGATATCACCACGACAATTCCTGAGGTCGACCTGCCGCTGATCATCGCCTACGCCCGAGAAAGAAACGTGGATATTCTTCTTTGGCTGAACTGGGAAAATACACGTGACCAAATGGATGTTGCATTCCCGCTTTACAAAAGCTGGGGCGTGAAGGGTGTCAAAGTCGACTATATGAACCGGGACGATCAGGAGATGGTCAGGTTTTATCATGATGTGGTGAAAAAGGCGGCCGAGCACCATCTCATAGTGGATTTTCATGGATCGTATAAACCGACTGGTATCCGAAGGACCTACCCTAATCTGCTCACGCGGGAAGGCGTACTAGGGCTGGAGCACACCAAGTGGAGTGATCGAATTACTCCCGAACACAATGTGACGATTCCATTTACGCGTATGCTGGCAGGTCCCATGGACTATACACCCGGTGCCTTCCAGCATGTAACCCGGGAAGAGTTTGAGCCCCGATACGACGCACCAACTGCAATGGGTACGCGCTGTCACCACCTCGCCATGTTCGTGGTCTATGAAAGTCCTCTCCAGATGGTCTGCGACTATCCGGGTACCTACCGCGGGGAGCCGGGTGCTGATTTTCTGACGAAGGTGGCGGCGAGCTGGGATGAAACCCGCGTTCTATCAGGCGTAATTGGTGACTATGTCGCCATTGCGCGCCGAAGTAGTTACGACTGGTTCATCGGCGCACTGACGGACTGGGAACCCCGCTCTATTAATCTGAATCTGGATTTTCTAGATCAAGGACAATACCACGCACGGGTCTACTCGGACGGCCCTCTGACGGATATGAATCCCGCCAGTATTTCAATCAGGGATATCACGGTATCCGCAACAGATACGATAACAGCTAAAATGGCATCAGGTGGTGGTTATGTTGTGCATATTACACCTGTTTCTAAAACTCCTTAA